Proteins co-encoded in one Sulfuricaulis limicola genomic window:
- a CDS encoding GGDEF domain-containing protein: MLHFIANGLVAVGIILQLLALRPVRRLITLLPPGRPRFSWYVLSSLIFIFIIGYGAYIPVFWGSHEQFADLVVPAVFFLGACFVLVVNLLSLETARDVRYMAVLERENITDPVLGIYNRRYLERRLATEVARASRYGMTLSVLLIDIDHFKRINDTYGHPVGDVVLRGLAQLIVNTVRTTDIVARYGGEEIMVITPSTPVKTAAQLAERLRKAVEEAPLAIPADLHRELDKMRITVSVGVACFGRQAVDMKELIQNADKAMYQAKREGRNRVVVGCAPDA, translated from the coding sequence ATGCTGCATTTCATCGCCAACGGGCTGGTGGCTGTCGGGATCATTCTTCAGTTGCTGGCGCTGAGGCCCGTCCGACGACTGATCACGCTGCTTCCTCCCGGCCGCCCGCGGTTCAGCTGGTACGTCCTGTCTTCGCTCATTTTCATATTCATCATCGGTTACGGCGCCTACATTCCGGTGTTCTGGGGCAGTCACGAGCAGTTCGCCGACCTGGTCGTCCCCGCCGTGTTTTTCCTGGGCGCCTGTTTCGTGCTGGTGGTCAATCTGTTATCGCTCGAGACCGCGCGCGACGTGCGCTACATGGCGGTGCTCGAGCGGGAAAACATCACCGACCCGGTGCTGGGGATTTACAACCGTCGTTATCTGGAGCGCCGCCTGGCTACCGAGGTGGCGCGCGCCAGCCGTTATGGCATGACGCTTTCGGTGCTGCTGATCGACATCGACCACTTCAAGCGCATCAACGATACCTACGGGCATCCGGTCGGCGACGTGGTGTTGCGCGGCCTGGCGCAGCTGATCGTGAACACCGTCCGCACCACGGATATCGTGGCGCGCTATGGCGGCGAGGAGATCATGGTGATCACGCCGAGCACGCCGGTGAAGACGGCGGCCCAGCTGGCGGAACGCTTGCGCAAGGCCGTGGAGGAGGCGCCGCTGGCGATCCCCGCGGACCTGCATCGCGAGCTCGACAAGATGCGCATCACCGTCAGCGTCGGCGTGGCCTGCTTCGGCCGGCAGGCCGTGGACATGAAGGAGCTGATCCAGAACGCCGACAAGGCGATGTACCAGGCCAAACGGGAAGGACGCAATCGCGTGGTCGTGGGCTGCGCCCCCGACGCCTGA
- a CDS encoding DUF938 domain-containing protein, which yields MKQFSPSCERNQEPILAVLREIFTAPGLVLEIGSGSGQHAVHFARALPHLAWQPTDIAENLPSIAAWRAEAGLPNLREPLALDLFADDWPVKQTRAVVCINTIHIVSWQGVERLFAGAGRVLAPGGILYVYGPYRYADRPLEPSNEDFDRWLKARDPVSGVRLFEDVNRLAGQNGLLLAGDRAMPANNRSIWWQKG from the coding sequence ATGAAACAATTCTCGCCCTCTTGCGAACGCAACCAGGAACCGATTCTGGCGGTATTGCGCGAGATTTTCACCGCGCCCGGCCTGGTGCTGGAAATCGGCAGCGGCAGCGGCCAGCACGCGGTGCATTTCGCGCGCGCTTTGCCGCACCTGGCATGGCAGCCGACCGACATCGCCGAAAACCTTCCCAGCATCGCTGCGTGGCGCGCCGAGGCCGGCCTGCCCAACCTGCGCGAGCCGCTGGCGCTCGATCTGTTCGCCGATGACTGGCCGGTAAAGCAGACACGGGCCGTGGTCTGCATCAATACGATACACATCGTTTCCTGGCAGGGCGTGGAAAGATTGTTCGCCGGCGCCGGCCGGGTGCTGGCGCCCGGCGGCATCCTGTATGTCTACGGACCTTACCGTTATGCCGATCGTCCGCTTGAGCCCAGTAACGAGGATTTCGACCGCTGGCTCAAGGCGCGCGATCCGGTTTCCGGCGTGCGACTGTTCGAGGACGTCAATCGTCTGGCCGGGCAAAACGGCCTGCTGCTCGCCGGTGACCGCGCCATGCCGGCGAACAACCGCTCGATCTGGTGGCAAAAGGGGTGA
- a CDS encoding phenylpyruvate tautomerase MIF-related protein, which produces MPVPYLKIQTNREMAEDTRQEILKKTSVLVSKNLGKPEKYVMIRLDPPQAMMFAGSTLPCAYLELKSIGLPESKTETLSKVLCQLMLDELKIPSERVYIEFADAKDSMWGWNSSTF; this is translated from the coding sequence ATGCCCGTGCCCTATCTCAAGATTCAGACCAATCGTGAAATGGCTGAAGACACCCGGCAGGAGATTCTGAAAAAGACCTCGGTGCTGGTGTCGAAAAATCTCGGCAAACCCGAAAAATACGTCATGATACGACTGGACCCGCCGCAGGCCATGATGTTCGCGGGAAGCACCCTGCCCTGCGCCTACCTCGAACTCAAATCCATCGGCCTGCCGGAGAGCAAGACCGAGACGCTGTCGAAGGTGTTATGCCAGCTGATGCTGGACGAACTCAAGATCCCCTCGGAACGGGTTTATATCGAATTCGCGGATGCGAAGGATTCGATGTGGGGATGGAACAGCTCGACCTTTTGA
- a CDS encoding EAL domain-containing protein gives MRQPLFTGLRARLIVLVLLAAAPALAFILYSGFEMRRQAETDALDRAQQVIAHAASTQQQIFQDTRQLLKILAQVPQVRESNGVVCGAFMAALLKQYPHYTNLGVARRNGEIFCSALPLKGPVDISDRPYFQAAVGHRDFSVGEYQIGRITGKPAINFAYPVLDQSGEARTILFAALDLAWLKRLAADSQLPENSSFTMIDRNGTVLLRHPEIDGWAGRSIADTSLFGTIRARANGVMQSHGLDNVERLYAFAALRETSGEPLAYLSVGIPVTIAFAGANASLLRGLTGLGMVTLLTLVIAWVGSNMFILRRVSALLAAVRRVSAGDLSARTDVSPRNDEIGELSRAFDNMAQSLERRDARIREDEVRIARLNRIYAVLSNINGAIIRIHERDALLQEACRIAMDEGRFRLACISRIDSETFRLIPAYISGNDRDMLHEIRLRLPENAADDTHGIGAALLVGEPVVVNDLAQDVRAGANRDIALRHGYRSCVLLPLKISGKLTGCLHLYADESGFFDDQEMKLLQELAADISLGLEHIENEGKLHNLANYDLLTGLPNRDLFRDRLDQSLSRARHHGRHVAVMMLHIDRLKEINSLHGQHVGDMLLREAARRLRGLVREGDTVARAGSSVFSAALADVAHTRDVIMVARKITNVFAEPIDLEDTEFYVTIRIGIAVSPEDGDDVDTILKNAEVALNISQREAGSTYRFYTPEINTRALERFEIEQELRHALERNEFIVHYQPVVDMNTGTITGCEALLRWNNQTLGAVSPGRFIPVAEETDLIVPIGEWVLQTACEQGRRWHEQGLNLRLAVNISAKQLRRAEFPDTVLTILRNTGVDPASSSLTMEITESELMEDAEGTAKLLKNLQARGLSISIDDFGTGYSSLSYLKRLPVDTLKIDISFIRDITRSHDDAAIVKAIIALAHSLDMKVVAEGVETREQFTALRAIGCDAAQGFLFSPAVLAADFEKLNGRCFTPQLS, from the coding sequence ATGAGACAACCTCTCTTCACGGGCTTGCGGGCGCGCCTGATCGTCCTGGTGTTGCTGGCGGCTGCCCCGGCGCTGGCGTTCATTCTTTACTCCGGCTTCGAGATGCGCCGGCAGGCGGAAACGGATGCCCTGGATCGCGCACAACAGGTCATCGCCCATGCTGCCAGCACCCAGCAACAGATATTCCAGGATACCCGCCAGCTTCTGAAGATTCTCGCCCAGGTCCCGCAGGTGCGCGAATCGAACGGCGTTGTTTGCGGCGCCTTCATGGCCGCTCTGCTGAAACAGTATCCGCATTACACCAATCTGGGTGTGGCGCGCCGCAACGGCGAGATCTTCTGCAGCGCGCTGCCGCTCAAGGGGCCCGTCGATATTTCCGACCGGCCTTACTTCCAGGCCGCCGTGGGTCACCGCGATTTTTCCGTCGGGGAATACCAGATCGGCCGCATCACCGGCAAGCCCGCGATCAATTTCGCCTATCCCGTGCTCGACCAGTCCGGGGAAGCCCGCACCATTCTTTTCGCCGCGCTCGACCTCGCCTGGCTCAAGCGGCTGGCGGCCGATTCACAGCTGCCGGAGAACTCGTCGTTCACCATGATCGATCGCAACGGGACGGTCCTGCTGCGTCACCCCGAGATCGACGGATGGGCGGGGCGTTCCATCGCGGACACGAGCCTGTTCGGCACCATCCGCGCCCGCGCCAACGGGGTCATGCAGTCTCACGGTCTCGACAATGTCGAACGCCTGTATGCCTTCGCCGCCCTGCGCGAGACCTCGGGCGAGCCGCTGGCCTACCTGAGCGTCGGCATCCCGGTCACCATCGCCTTCGCCGGCGCCAATGCCAGCCTGCTTCGCGGACTCACGGGCCTGGGCATGGTGACGCTGTTGACACTCGTCATTGCCTGGGTCGGCAGCAACATGTTCATCCTGCGACGCGTGAGCGCGCTGCTGGCTGCGGTGCGCCGCGTGTCCGCGGGCGACCTGTCCGCGCGCACCGACGTCTCTCCCCGGAACGATGAAATCGGTGAACTTTCGCGCGCCTTCGACAACATGGCGCAAAGTCTCGAACGGCGGGATGCCCGTATCCGCGAAGACGAAGTCCGCATCGCCCGCCTCAACCGCATATATGCCGTGTTGAGCAACATCAACGGCGCCATCATTCGCATCCACGAACGTGACGCCCTGTTGCAGGAGGCCTGCCGCATCGCCATGGACGAAGGCCGCTTCCGGCTCGCTTGCATCAGCCGGATTGACTCCGAAACCTTCCGGCTCATTCCTGCCTATATTTCGGGAAACGACCGGGACATGCTCCATGAAATCCGCCTGCGGCTCCCGGAAAACGCGGCGGACGACACCCATGGCATCGGCGCTGCCCTGCTCGTCGGCGAACCCGTGGTGGTCAACGATCTGGCGCAGGACGTGCGCGCGGGCGCGAACCGGGATATCGCGCTGCGCCACGGTTACCGCTCCTGTGTGCTGTTGCCACTGAAAATTTCCGGCAAACTGACCGGTTGCCTTCACCTGTACGCGGACGAGTCGGGTTTTTTCGACGACCAGGAAATGAAGCTGCTGCAGGAACTGGCGGCGGACATCTCGCTCGGGCTCGAACACATTGAAAACGAGGGAAAACTCCACAACCTGGCGAATTACGATCTCCTGACCGGACTGCCCAACCGTGATCTGTTCCGCGACCGGCTGGACCAGTCCCTGTCGCGCGCGCGGCATCACGGGCGCCATGTCGCCGTCATGATGCTGCACATCGACCGGCTCAAGGAGATCAACAGCCTCCACGGCCAGCATGTCGGCGACATGCTGCTGCGGGAAGCCGCGCGGCGCCTGCGCGGGCTGGTGCGTGAGGGCGATACCGTGGCGCGTGCCGGCAGCTCGGTTTTCAGCGCCGCGCTCGCCGACGTGGCGCATACCCGGGATGTCATCATGGTCGCGCGCAAGATCACCAACGTCTTTGCCGAACCCATTGACCTGGAAGACACGGAATTCTATGTCACCATCCGCATCGGCATCGCGGTTTCCCCGGAAGACGGGGATGACGTGGACACCATCCTGAAAAACGCCGAGGTGGCCCTCAACATATCGCAACGGGAGGCAGGCAGCACCTATCGCTTCTACACGCCGGAGATCAACACGCGCGCCCTGGAGCGGTTCGAGATCGAACAGGAACTGCGCCACGCGCTGGAACGGAATGAGTTCATCGTGCACTATCAGCCGGTGGTGGACATGAACACCGGAACCATTACCGGCTGCGAGGCCTTGCTGCGCTGGAACAACCAGACGCTCGGCGCGGTGTCGCCGGGCAGGTTCATCCCGGTCGCGGAGGAAACCGACCTGATCGTCCCCATCGGCGAGTGGGTGCTGCAAACCGCCTGCGAACAGGGTCGTCGCTGGCACGAGCAGGGCCTGAACCTGCGGCTGGCGGTCAACATCTCGGCCAAACAGCTGCGCCGCGCCGAATTCCCGGATACCGTGCTGACGATACTCCGGAATACCGGCGTGGATCCGGCGTCTTCCTCCCTGACCATGGAAATCACCGAATCCGAATTGATGGAAGACGCGGAGGGAACGGCGAAGCTCCTGAAAAACCTGCAGGCCCGGGGACTGTCGATATCGATCGACGACTTCGGCACCGGCTATTCCTCGCTGAGCTACCTCAAGCGCCTGCCGGTCGACACACTCAAGATCGATATTTCATTCATCCGCGACATCACCCGGTCGCATGACGATGCCGCCATCGTCAAGGCCATCATCGCGCTGGCGCACAGCCTCGACATGAAAGTCGTCGCCGAAGGCGTCGAAACCCGGGAACAATTCACCGCCCTGCGCGCCATCGGCTGCGACGCCGCCCAGGGATTCCTGTTCAGCCCGGCGGTGCTGGCGGCGGATTTTGAAAAGCTGAACGGGCGCTGCTTCACCCCGCAACTTTCATAG
- a CDS encoding DegT/DnrJ/EryC1/StrS family aminotransferase has translation MHAVTRAQPVPFLDLSTQYKSLETEWLAAIRETGARGSFILGPHTQAFEKEFAEYVGVKHAIAVANGTDSLYLSLRALGVGKGDEVITTPFTFFASAETIDMVGATPVFVDILPDSFCLDPASVRAKITAKTKAIVPVHIFGHPSEMGEIMEIAKKHKLAVVEDCAQSFGALHNGKVVGALGDTGSFSFYPTKVLGCYGDGGMVTTNSDAVNEHIRRLRNHGAVKPFLHTEIGMNSRLDEVQAAVLRLKLKRIKDDIAGRQKVAAEYTKRFAGSPVKTPALPKHGTHVFNLYTVRIPKRDAVRQALTDAQIGTSQCYPQGLHLQEVYKHLNYKPGSLPVCEHACTETLSLPVYPGMPPEHIERVCEVLLAAIKG, from the coding sequence ATGCACGCCGTAACCCGGGCTCAGCCCGTTCCGTTTCTCGATCTGTCCACGCAGTACAAAAGCCTTGAAACCGAATGGCTCGCCGCCATCCGCGAGACCGGCGCGCGCGGGAGCTTCATTCTCGGTCCGCACACCCAGGCGTTCGAAAAGGAATTCGCCGAATACGTCGGCGTGAAGCACGCCATCGCGGTGGCGAACGGCACGGATTCGCTGTATCTCTCGCTGCGCGCGCTCGGCGTAGGCAAGGGCGACGAGGTTATTACCACGCCATTCACTTTCTTCGCTTCGGCCGAGACCATCGACATGGTCGGCGCCACGCCGGTGTTTGTGGACATTCTGCCGGACAGTTTCTGTCTCGATCCTGCGAGCGTGCGCGCGAAAATCACCGCCAAAACGAAGGCCATCGTGCCGGTGCACATCTTCGGCCATCCGTCGGAGATGGGCGAGATCATGGAGATCGCGAAAAAACACAAGCTCGCCGTGGTCGAGGACTGTGCCCAGTCCTTTGGCGCGCTGCACAACGGCAAGGTGGTCGGCGCCCTTGGCGACACCGGCAGTTTCAGCTTCTATCCGACGAAGGTGCTCGGTTGCTATGGCGACGGCGGCATGGTCACGACCAACTCGGACGCGGTCAACGAGCATATCCGCCGCTTGCGCAATCACGGCGCGGTCAAGCCCTTCCTGCACACCGAAATCGGCATGAACAGCCGCCTTGATGAGGTTCAGGCCGCGGTACTGCGCCTCAAGCTGAAGCGCATCAAGGACGATATCGCCGGCCGGCAGAAGGTGGCGGCGGAGTATACGAAACGGTTCGCCGGCTCGCCGGTAAAAACACCGGCATTGCCGAAGCACGGCACGCACGTATTCAATCTCTACACCGTGCGCATTCCGAAACGCGATGCCGTGCGCCAGGCGTTGACGGATGCGCAAATCGGTACTTCGCAGTGCTATCCGCAGGGACTGCACCTGCAGGAAGTTTACAAGCACCTCAATTACAAACCTGGCAGCCTGCCGGTCTGTGAGCACGCCTGCACCGAAACCCTGTCGTTGCCGGTTTATCCCGGCATGCCGCCGGAGCACATTGAGCGCGTGTGCGAAGTCCTGCTGGCTGCAATCAAGGGTTAA
- a CDS encoding Gfo/Idh/MocA family protein, with product MTAAAHTQPSGNAGKLRVGVAGVGYLGRFHARIYAAMPDVELVGVADSNERVAKEVAEQHGCRAYADARDLLGSVDAVSIVVPTIYHSDVARPFLEKGVHMLMEKPIAPSYEESRALVELAERAGVIFQVGHLERFNAGIMALAERAQNPRFIEVHRLGPFVERATDVDVVTDLMIHDIDIVLSLVKSNIRNIAATGIPVLTEHVDIANARIEFENGAVANVTASRVSNKKLRRIRIFGADHYYGLDYIDQKLEMVRSEPDPQGGKWPRIVTEQLDITPRPPLDAELEYFVKSVRTGTPPLVTGRVGLEALRVALLVKEKIAACTP from the coding sequence ATGACCGCAGCCGCTCACACACAACCGTCAGGAAACGCCGGGAAGCTGCGCGTCGGCGTCGCCGGCGTCGGTTATCTCGGCCGTTTCCATGCGCGTATCTATGCCGCCATGCCGGATGTCGAGCTGGTCGGCGTCGCCGATTCCAACGAGCGCGTGGCGAAAGAAGTGGCCGAGCAGCACGGCTGCCGCGCCTATGCCGACGCGCGCGACCTGCTGGGCAGCGTGGATGCCGTGAGCATCGTGGTGCCGACCATTTATCACAGCGACGTGGCGCGCCCGTTCCTCGAAAAGGGCGTGCACATGCTGATGGAAAAGCCGATCGCGCCGAGCTACGAGGAGTCGCGCGCGCTGGTGGAGCTGGCCGAGCGCGCCGGGGTGATTTTCCAGGTCGGGCATCTCGAACGTTTCAACGCCGGCATCATGGCGCTGGCCGAGCGCGCGCAGAACCCGCGCTTCATCGAGGTGCACCGCCTCGGGCCGTTCGTCGAGCGCGCCACCGACGTGGACGTGGTGACTGACCTCATGATCCACGACATCGATATCGTGCTGTCGCTGGTGAAATCGAACATCCGCAACATCGCCGCCACCGGCATACCCGTGCTCACCGAGCACGTGGACATCGCCAATGCCCGCATCGAATTCGAGAACGGCGCAGTCGCGAACGTCACCGCCAGCCGCGTTTCGAACAAGAAGCTGCGCCGTATCCGCATCTTCGGCGCGGACCACTATTATGGTCTCGATTACATCGACCAGAAGCTCGAAATGGTGCGCTCCGAACCGGACCCGCAGGGCGGCAAGTGGCCGCGCATCGTCACCGAGCAGCTCGACATCACGCCGCGCCCGCCGCTGGACGCGGAACTCGAATACTTCGTCAAATCCGTGCGCACCGGCACGCCGCCCCTGGTCACCGGCCGGGTGGGGCTCGAGGCCTTGCGCGTGGCCCTGCTCGTCAAGGAGAAAATCGCCGCATGCACGCCGTAA
- a CDS encoding SDR family NAD(P)-dependent oxidoreductase produces the protein MEPKSVLITGCSTGIGNCVAHGLRERGYRVFASARKEADVAALSAAGFESLPLDLDSSGSIRAAVETVLDRTQGRLFALINNGAYGQPGAVEDLSRAVLRAQFETNLFGTQELTNLVIPVMRARGEGRIIQMSSILGIVCFAYRGAYNATKFALEALSDTLRLELRDTNIYVSLIEPGPITSRFRANAYAAFQRHIDREHSAHREYYARVEKRLAGSRPLPFTLPPEAVLKKVIHALEARRPKARYGVTFPTHLFAVLRRLLPARVLDQILFATSNGGRR, from the coding sequence ATGGAACCGAAAAGTGTACTGATTACCGGCTGCTCCACCGGCATCGGCAACTGCGTTGCACACGGCCTGCGGGAACGCGGCTACCGGGTATTCGCCAGCGCGCGCAAGGAAGCCGACGTCGCGGCCCTGTCGGCCGCGGGTTTTGAGAGCCTGCCGCTCGATCTGGATTCCTCCGGCTCGATCCGCGCCGCCGTGGAGACGGTGCTCGATCGCACGCAAGGGCGGCTCTTCGCCCTGATCAACAATGGCGCCTACGGCCAGCCGGGCGCGGTTGAGGACCTGTCGCGCGCGGTATTGCGGGCGCAATTCGAGACCAACCTGTTCGGCACGCAGGAACTGACCAACCTCGTCATTCCCGTCATGCGCGCCCGGGGGGAAGGCCGGATCATTCAAATGAGTTCGATACTGGGCATCGTCTGTTTCGCTTACCGCGGCGCCTACAACGCCACCAAGTTCGCGCTCGAAGCCCTGTCCGACACCCTGCGTCTGGAACTGCGTGATACCAATATATATGTCTCGCTCATCGAGCCCGGCCCGATCACAAGCCGTTTCCGCGCCAACGCCTACGCCGCCTTCCAGCGCCACATCGACCGCGAGCACAGCGCGCATCGTGAATATTACGCGCGCGTGGAAAAACGGCTCGCCGGCTCGCGACCCCTGCCCTTTACCCTGCCCCCTGAAGCCGTGCTGAAAAAAGTCATTCACGCCCTGGAGGCGCGCCGGCCGAAAGCGCGCTATGGCGTTACATTTCCCACGCATCTCTTTGCCGTGCTGCGGCGGCTGTTGCCAGCGCGCGTGCTCGACCAGATCCTGTTCGCCACCAGCAACGGCGGGCGGCGTTAG
- a CDS encoding sensor histidine kinase: MAVLKKLRDAGESLIARAPVRWMLLLLVSAAVIATAAGSYREIDRELTAVALLRRETVAKITAVTIAEKFGRVVDVAISLSTRVHFRNLVAQGQWSEAIEIMRTVPQDLPHIERLFLTDTRGTLMADMPALPQVRGVNFAFRDWYQGVSRDWRPYVSPVYTRAAPPQINVFAVAAPIRNAGGGVAGILVLQIRAESLLEWINAIDTGRKGFVYLVDSKGQLAFHSRHPDRPEIVDLSGIPVVGKLLHGEHGVETGLDPVENEEAIVAYAPVPGYGWGVVSHQPLHASLAYITKEAQLRRLLTGYGFILALCALAIYMASRIASERRRAEDDRRMKSELERRVAERTHQLDAANKELEAFSYAVSHDLRAPLRSIDGFGQALIEDCADRLDEQGHQHLQRIRNATQRMGMLIDDLLMLSRVTRTEMRRELTDLTQTARSVIAGLEIVEPGHKVECQVQERMVADSDPHLIRIVLENLLGNAWKFTQRTNPARIQVGSTTDDAGTPVYFVRDNGVGFDMTYADKLFGAFQRLHAASDFPGTGIGLATVQRIIHRHGGRVWAEGETGKGASFYFTLGPSTRSSPQENPA; encoded by the coding sequence ATGGCCGTTCTGAAGAAACTGCGTGACGCCGGAGAATCGCTGATCGCGCGCGCCCCGGTGCGATGGATGCTGCTGTTGCTGGTGTCGGCGGCGGTCATCGCCACGGCGGCCGGCAGTTACCGCGAGATCGACAGGGAACTCACCGCGGTGGCGCTGTTGCGCCGGGAAACCGTGGCAAAGATCACGGCCGTTACGATCGCGGAAAAGTTCGGGCGTGTCGTCGACGTCGCCATTTCTCTCTCCACCCGCGTCCACTTCCGCAATCTGGTCGCACAAGGCCAATGGAGTGAGGCCATCGAGATCATGCGCACCGTGCCGCAGGATCTTCCTCATATCGAACGTTTATTCCTGACCGACACCCGGGGCACGCTGATGGCTGACATGCCGGCGCTGCCGCAGGTGCGCGGCGTCAATTTCGCCTTTCGCGACTGGTATCAGGGCGTAAGCCGGGACTGGCGCCCCTATGTCTCACCGGTTTACACCAGGGCGGCGCCCCCGCAAATCAATGTTTTCGCGGTGGCGGCGCCGATCAGGAATGCCGGTGGCGGCGTTGCGGGCATTCTGGTGCTGCAAATCCGGGCCGAGAGCCTGCTCGAATGGATCAATGCCATCGACACCGGCCGCAAGGGCTTCGTTTATCTCGTCGACTCGAAGGGGCAGCTGGCGTTCCATTCCAGGCACCCGGACAGACCGGAAATCGTCGACCTCTCGGGAATACCGGTGGTGGGCAAGCTGCTGCATGGAGAACATGGCGTGGAAACCGGGCTTGACCCGGTGGAGAACGAGGAGGCCATCGTGGCTTACGCTCCCGTGCCTGGCTATGGCTGGGGCGTCGTCTCGCATCAGCCCCTGCATGCATCGCTCGCCTATATCACCAAGGAAGCGCAACTGCGCCGCCTGTTGACGGGCTATGGCTTCATCCTGGCGCTCTGCGCCCTGGCGATCTACATGGCCTCGCGCATCGCCAGTGAACGCCGGCGGGCGGAAGACGATCGCCGCATGAAGTCGGAGCTTGAGCGGCGCGTGGCCGAACGCACACATCAGCTCGACGCCGCCAACAAGGAGCTCGAAGCCTTCAGTTATGCCGTCTCGCATGACCTGCGCGCCCCGCTGCGCTCGATTGACGGCTTTGGCCAGGCCCTGATCGAAGACTGCGCCGACCGGCTCGACGAACAGGGCCACCAGCACCTGCAACGGATTCGCAACGCCACCCAGCGCATGGGGATGCTGATCGACGATTTGCTCATGCTATCGCGCGTGACACGTACCGAGATGCGCCGCGAACTCACGGATCTGACCCAGACGGCGCGATCCGTGATTGCCGGACTGGAGATAGTTGAACCCGGTCATAAGGTCGAGTGCCAGGTGCAGGAACGCATGGTGGCGGACAGCGACCCGCACCTGATACGCATTGTCCTCGAGAACCTCCTCGGCAACGCCTGGAAATTCACCCAACGCACGAACCCGGCACGCATCCAGGTGGGCTCGACCACGGACGATGCCGGAACGCCCGTGTATTTCGTGCGCGACAACGGCGTGGGCTTCGACATGACCTATGCCGACAAGCTGTTCGGCGCCTTCCAGCGACTGCACGCCGCGTCCGATTTTCCCGGCACCGGGATCGGCCTGGCGACGGTGCAACGCATCATCCACCGCCATGGCGGCCGCGTCTGGGCGGAGGGCGAAACCGGCAAAGGGGCGAGTTTCTACTTCACCCTCGGGCCGTCCACGCGGTCATCACCCCAGGAGAATCCGGCATGA
- a CDS encoding response regulator, producing the protein MDTMTILLVEDNPDDEELTLRALRQNNIMNRVDVVRDGAEAIDYLFCQGAHKARDPSQKPAIVMLDLKLPKLDGLEVLRRIRAEERTRLLPVVILTSSREEQDLISGYSLGANSYIRKPVDFKQFVNAVGQIGLYWLVLNEPPPKQP; encoded by the coding sequence ATGGACACCATGACGATATTGCTGGTGGAAGACAATCCGGACGACGAGGAGCTGACCTTGCGCGCCCTGCGCCAGAACAACATCATGAACCGGGTGGATGTCGTGCGCGACGGCGCCGAGGCGATCGACTACCTGTTCTGCCAGGGCGCGCACAAGGCGCGCGATCCTTCGCAGAAACCGGCGATCGTCATGCTCGACCTGAAACTGCCGAAGCTGGACGGGCTGGAAGTCCTGCGGCGCATCCGCGCGGAAGAACGCACGCGTCTTCTGCCGGTCGTGATCCTGACTTCTTCCAGGGAAGAGCAGGATCTGATCAGCGGGTACAGCCTTGGCGCCAACAGCTACATCCGCAAGCCCGTGGACTTCAAACAGTTCGTCAACGCCGTGGGCCAGATCGGGCTCTACTGGCTGGTGCTGAACGAACCGCCGCCGAAGCAACCCTGA